The following proteins are co-located in the Paludibaculum fermentans genome:
- the nirB gene encoding nitrite reductase large subunit NirB — translation MKPRKAKKPHLVLVGNGMAGIACLEQILRYGDMFDITIFGDETHVNYSRILLSNVLAGVHGFDDITLNPLEWYRERNISLRLGVRITGVDPVAHTISGDDGAVTSYDKLLIATGSHPFVPPVPGLEKKGVCAWRTLDDTQRLLEWSAPGKHAIVLGGGLLGLEAARGLQVQGCEVTVIHLLDTLMNRQLDSTGGHYVQRKMENLGITVRTKCTVRAIHGKERVESVELNTGKILPADFVVVAAGILPNAELGRMAGLEVKRGIVVNDFLETSNPDIFAVGECVEHRGMTYGLVAPLIEQGKVLAATITGNKGPTYEGSSTATKLKVAGVEVFSAGVIEETEAGLDIVRYEDPGLGIYKKLVLKGGQMVGAILVGDTSESGRYMEWIRSKEDLTAKRRNLLIPEPPKDPGASIAEMSDSEVVCGCMGVSKGTIITAIHDRGICTLSQLKEATRASAGCGSCAGTCTALLAAVAPGFEPDVKQVLCSCVPFPEEQLREMVHTQQIRSVQQVLDIYGNGTGCEKCRPALSYMVDMVWCGEHEEDRSSRFINDRVHANIQKDGTFSVVPRMRGGVTSPAELRRIAEVAEKYNVPLVKVTGSQRLDLLGVKKQDLPGIWADLGMPSGQAYAKGVRMVKTCVGSEFCRFGTQDAISTGVELEKRLENLFTPHKTKLAVVGCPRNCAEATVKDIGLVGQEGSWQVVVGGAAGKSVRKADVLVTVASTEEALESAELFFQYYREHANYLERTYDFVERTGMDKIRRETVYAVPEARAGLLDRLRKAKSASYDAWLEREQPKTATQFVQIQPMEAPEEVSYR, via the coding sequence ATGAAGCCCCGCAAAGCAAAGAAGCCCCATCTGGTTCTGGTCGGCAACGGCATGGCAGGCATCGCCTGTCTGGAGCAGATCCTGCGCTATGGCGACATGTTCGACATCACCATCTTCGGCGATGAAACGCACGTCAACTACAGCCGCATCCTGCTGTCAAACGTCCTGGCCGGCGTCCATGGCTTCGACGACATCACGCTGAACCCGCTGGAGTGGTATCGCGAGCGCAACATCTCCTTGCGCCTGGGCGTGCGGATCACCGGCGTCGATCCGGTGGCCCACACCATCAGCGGCGACGACGGCGCCGTGACCTCTTACGACAAGCTGCTGATCGCCACCGGCAGCCATCCCTTCGTGCCGCCGGTGCCGGGTCTCGAAAAGAAAGGCGTCTGCGCGTGGCGCACGCTGGATGACACGCAGCGGCTGCTGGAGTGGTCGGCTCCGGGCAAGCACGCCATCGTGCTGGGCGGCGGGCTGTTGGGTCTGGAAGCGGCTCGCGGACTGCAGGTGCAGGGCTGCGAGGTGACCGTGATCCACCTGCTGGACACGCTGATGAACCGCCAGCTCGACAGCACCGGCGGCCATTACGTCCAGCGCAAGATGGAGAACCTCGGCATTACCGTGCGCACCAAGTGCACGGTGCGCGCGATCCACGGTAAGGAGCGCGTCGAGAGCGTCGAGCTGAACACGGGCAAGATCCTGCCGGCCGATTTCGTCGTAGTCGCCGCCGGCATCCTGCCGAATGCGGAACTGGGTCGCATGGCCGGTCTGGAAGTGAAGCGCGGGATCGTCGTGAACGACTTCCTGGAAACCTCGAATCCCGACATCTTTGCCGTGGGCGAGTGCGTCGAACACCGCGGCATGACCTACGGCCTGGTGGCCCCGCTGATCGAACAGGGCAAAGTGCTGGCGGCCACGATCACCGGCAATAAGGGTCCGACGTACGAAGGCAGCTCCACCGCCACCAAGTTGAAGGTGGCCGGGGTGGAGGTCTTCTCCGCCGGTGTGATCGAAGAGACCGAAGCGGGTCTCGACATCGTGCGCTATGAGGATCCGGGCCTCGGCATCTACAAGAAGCTGGTGCTCAAGGGCGGACAGATGGTGGGCGCGATCCTCGTGGGCGATACCTCGGAAAGCGGCCGCTACATGGAGTGGATCCGCTCGAAAGAGGATCTCACGGCCAAGCGCCGCAACCTGCTGATCCCCGAACCGCCCAAGGACCCTGGCGCCTCCATCGCGGAGATGTCCGACAGCGAAGTGGTCTGCGGGTGCATGGGCGTCAGCAAGGGCACCATCATCACGGCCATCCACGATCGCGGCATCTGCACGCTTTCCCAGTTGAAGGAGGCGACCCGCGCATCGGCCGGTTGCGGATCCTGCGCCGGGACCTGTACCGCCTTGCTGGCGGCTGTGGCGCCCGGCTTTGAGCCCGACGTCAAACAGGTGTTGTGCAGTTGCGTGCCGTTCCCGGAAGAGCAGTTGCGGGAGATGGTCCACACGCAGCAGATCCGTTCCGTACAGCAGGTGCTCGACATCTACGGCAATGGGACGGGCTGTGAGAAATGCCGTCCGGCGCTCAGCTACATGGTCGACATGGTGTGGTGCGGGGAGCACGAGGAAGACCGCTCCTCCCGCTTCATCAACGACCGTGTCCACGCCAATATCCAGAAGGACGGTACCTTCAGCGTGGTCCCCCGCATGCGCGGCGGAGTGACATCGCCGGCGGAGCTACGGCGCATCGCCGAGGTGGCCGAGAAGTACAACGTTCCACTCGTCAAGGTCACCGGCAGCCAGCGGCTCGACCTGCTCGGCGTGAAGAAACAGGATCTGCCGGGCATCTGGGCCGATCTCGGCATGCCCTCGGGGCAAGCCTACGCCAAGGGCGTGCGCATGGTGAAAACCTGCGTCGGCAGCGAGTTCTGCCGCTTCGGCACGCAAGACGCCATCAGCACCGGCGTCGAACTGGAGAAGCGGCTGGAGAATCTCTTCACCCCGCACAAGACCAAGCTGGCCGTGGTCGGATGTCCCCGCAACTGCGCGGAGGCGACGGTGAAGGACATCGGCCTGGTGGGCCAGGAAGGCTCCTGGCAGGTGGTGGTGGGCGGAGCGGCCGGCAAGTCAGTGCGCAAGGCTGACGTGCTGGTGACCGTGGCTTCGACGGAAGAGGCCCTGGAATCGGCGGAGCTGTTCTTCCAGTACTACCGCGAACACGCCAACTACCTGGAGCGCACCTACGATTTCGTCGAGCGCACCGGCATGGACAAGAT